Proteins encoded together in one Eubalaena glacialis isolate mEubGla1 chromosome 7, mEubGla1.1.hap2.+ XY, whole genome shotgun sequence window:
- the LOC133095302 gene encoding AP-3 complex subunit sigma-1-like, which yields MIKAILIFNNHGKPWLSKFYQPYSEDTQQQIIRETFHLVSKRDENVCNFLEGGLLIGGSDNKLIYRHYATLYFVFCVDSSESELGILDLIQVFVETLDKCFENVCELDLIFHVDKVPSILAEMVMGGMVLETNMNEIVTQIDAQNKLEKSEAGLAGAPARAVSAVTNMNLPEIPRNINIGDISIKVPNLPSFK from the coding sequence ATGATCAAGGCGATCCTAATCTTTAACAACCACGGGAAGCCGTGGCTCTCCAAGTTCTACCAGCCCTACAGTGAAGATACACAACAGCAAATCATCAGGGAGACATTCCATTTGGTATCTAAGAGAGATGAAAATGTTTGTAATTTCCTAGAAGGAGGATTATTAATTGGAGGATCTGACAACAAACTGATTTATAGACATTATGCAACATTATATTTTGTCTTCTGTGTGGATTCTTCAGAAAGTGAACTTGGCATTTTAGATCTAATTCAAGTATTTGTGGAAACATTAGACAAGTGTTTTGAAAACGTCTGTGAACTGGATTTAATTTTCCATGTAGACAAGGTTCCCAGTATTCTTGCAGAAATGGTGATGGGGGGAATGGTATTGGAGACCAACATGAATGAGATTGTTACACAAATTGATGCACAAAATAAACTGGAGAAATCTGAGGCTGGCTTAGCGGGAGCTCCAGCCCGTGCTGTATCAGCTGTAACGAATATGAATCTTCCTGAGATCCCAAGAAATATTAACATTGGTGACATCAGTATAAAAGTGCCAAACCTGccctcttttaaataa